From Novipirellula artificiosorum, the proteins below share one genomic window:
- a CDS encoding DUF1549 and DUF1553 domain-containing protein, whose translation MAFVQSRSVVFVAASLLLQSTSWTFVALAANTAATVGGTVERDDLRSIAPLNQRFESLDSDEVPDFQKHIVPLIGRLGCNGRACHGSFQGRGGFQLSLFGYDFRADHEALLAEHSGRVDVDDVDESLILAKPTDAEMHEGGKRFDAGSWQHHVLRRWIDAGASFDANKMHTLSRLEVTPSEIHFTNPDESVSLSVIATWQDGTREEVTPLCRFSTNDDSIAFIDEYGTVTSGMKGDTHVVIYYDNAVAAIPVLRPIGTRQHAAATAKQPIDQLVLRKLDQLGIVSSPSCTDAEFIRRVSLDMTGVLPAGDTVREFLADDSPGKRLALVDELLESPAYAAWWATRLSDWTGNSEEQLNNALPVRGAASRLWHHWLRVRLEQNIPYDEIVAGIVEAQSREEDESYVQYCENMTEACKAGNENVYAQREGLPLYWARRNFQKPEDRAIGFAYTFLGLRIECAQCHKHPFDQWSKDDFDHFAQLFSTIRTNPNQVSPQAKAERNELLAEVTGGKKLSGGDLRKAVYQAAVKGKTVPFGELYVADRFVSEKVKKARALAKKQGRKVDDLPNLSGNILGQTAPVMLTTDPRPALMRWLRSDENPYFAKAIVNRVWSNYFGIGIVDPTDDMNMANPPSNEPLLDHLATEFIASGFDLKWLHREIVASDTYQRSAETNQTNVADRTNFSHHLPRRLPAEVVYDAVVLATGSDEKVSELRTELDAMAIAEGLPRARNRSDFALQVFGQSIRESNCDCDRSNAPSLLQSIYLRNDSDMHRRLADKDGWVAQACRSLGVDGPDQRIDPRKMAAARAAEGYRKQILAKVRQFNDTPLARRAKMKPRVEQEYRRVKSKFNQFGFEMPPLARLLDNPNAWKQVEPSDDLAKGIQIKAIDELVQDAYLRTLSRYPDDQEQSIASEYIEQSESKAEGVESLLWALVNTKEFIITH comes from the coding sequence ATGGCTTTCGTTCAATCGAGGAGCGTTGTTTTTGTTGCGGCGTCCTTGCTGCTGCAATCAACATCATGGACGTTTGTCGCGCTTGCGGCAAACACGGCTGCGACCGTCGGGGGCACCGTGGAGCGAGACGATTTGCGATCGATTGCTCCGCTGAACCAACGGTTTGAATCGTTGGACAGCGACGAGGTTCCTGATTTTCAGAAACATATTGTTCCGTTGATCGGTCGGCTTGGCTGTAACGGTCGCGCCTGCCATGGTTCGTTTCAAGGGCGAGGTGGATTTCAACTCTCGCTGTTCGGCTACGACTTTCGGGCGGACCATGAAGCGTTGTTGGCCGAACACAGTGGCCGTGTGGACGTCGACGATGTCGATGAGAGTTTGATCCTGGCCAAGCCGACGGATGCAGAGATGCACGAAGGCGGGAAACGATTTGACGCGGGAAGTTGGCAGCATCACGTGCTGCGACGGTGGATTGACGCCGGGGCGTCGTTCGATGCCAACAAAATGCATACGCTTAGCCGCTTGGAAGTCACGCCCAGCGAAATTCACTTTACGAACCCCGATGAATCGGTCTCGTTATCGGTGATTGCAACTTGGCAAGACGGGACACGTGAAGAGGTCACGCCGCTGTGTCGTTTCAGTACCAATGATGATTCGATTGCGTTCATCGATGAATACGGCACGGTCACGTCCGGCATGAAAGGGGACACCCATGTTGTGATCTACTACGACAATGCCGTTGCGGCGATTCCTGTGTTGCGGCCAATCGGTACAAGGCAACATGCAGCCGCGACTGCGAAACAGCCTATCGATCAGCTTGTACTACGGAAGCTGGATCAGCTCGGAATCGTCTCTTCACCCAGTTGTACCGACGCGGAGTTCATTCGTCGTGTATCACTGGACATGACCGGTGTCCTACCCGCTGGCGATACCGTCCGAGAATTCTTGGCTGACGATTCACCCGGAAAACGCTTGGCACTCGTCGACGAACTTCTCGAGTCGCCCGCCTATGCCGCATGGTGGGCGACCCGGTTGTCGGACTGGACCGGAAACAGTGAAGAGCAATTGAACAATGCCTTGCCCGTTCGAGGTGCCGCATCACGATTGTGGCACCATTGGCTTCGCGTTCGACTTGAACAGAATATCCCCTACGACGAGATCGTTGCGGGGATCGTCGAAGCGCAGAGTCGCGAAGAGGATGAGAGTTACGTTCAGTACTGTGAGAACATGACCGAGGCATGCAAGGCTGGCAACGAGAATGTCTATGCCCAGCGAGAGGGATTGCCGTTGTATTGGGCTCGTCGGAATTTCCAGAAACCCGAGGACCGCGCCATCGGTTTCGCTTACACGTTCTTAGGGCTGCGGATTGAGTGCGCGCAGTGCCATAAGCATCCTTTTGATCAATGGTCAAAAGATGATTTCGATCACTTTGCACAGCTGTTTTCAACGATTCGCACGAATCCGAATCAAGTATCCCCACAGGCAAAAGCCGAGCGAAACGAATTGCTCGCTGAAGTGACCGGTGGCAAGAAACTGAGTGGTGGCGATTTGCGAAAAGCGGTTTATCAAGCGGCCGTAAAGGGAAAAACGGTTCCGTTTGGCGAATTGTATGTTGCCGATCGGTTTGTTTCGGAAAAGGTGAAGAAGGCTCGAGCATTGGCTAAGAAGCAGGGTCGCAAAGTGGACGATCTTCCGAATTTGAGCGGCAACATCCTTGGCCAAACCGCTCCGGTGATGCTGACCACCGACCCGCGTCCCGCACTGATGCGGTGGTTACGATCAGATGAGAATCCCTACTTTGCCAAGGCGATTGTGAATCGCGTCTGGAGCAACTATTTCGGCATTGGGATCGTCGATCCGACCGATGACATGAATATGGCGAACCCGCCAAGCAATGAGCCGTTGTTGGATCACTTGGCGACGGAGTTCATCGCGAGCGGTTTTGACTTGAAATGGCTTCACCGAGAAATCGTAGCGAGCGACACGTACCAACGAAGTGCCGAGACGAATCAGACGAATGTCGCCGATCGTACTAATTTTTCCCATCACCTTCCCCGGCGTTTGCCAGCCGAGGTCGTCTACGATGCGGTTGTGTTGGCGACCGGATCGGATGAGAAGGTGAGCGAACTTCGCACCGAACTCGACGCCATGGCGATCGCAGAGGGACTTCCGCGAGCGAGAAATCGCAGTGATTTTGCTTTACAGGTCTTTGGACAATCGATTCGGGAATCGAATTGCGACTGTGACCGCAGTAATGCACCCAGTTTGCTGCAGTCGATCTATTTGCGGAACGATTCGGACATGCATCGCCGATTGGCCGATAAAGACGGCTGGGTCGCTCAGGCGTGTCGTTCGTTGGGCGTCGACGGGCCCGATCAGCGAATCGACCCGCGAAAGATGGCAGCAGCTCGAGCGGCGGAAGGCTACCGAAAACAGATCCTCGCGAAGGTACGTCAGTTCAATGACACGCCGCTCGCGCGAAGGGCAAAGATGAAGCCCAGAGTCGAGCAGGAGTATCGCCGCGTCAAGAGCAAGTTTAATCAGTTTGGGTTCGAGATGCCTCCGCTTGCGCGACTCCTTGACAACCCCAATGCATGGAAGCAAGTCGAGCCTTCGGATGATTTGGCCAAGGGCATCCAAATCAAGGCAATCGATGAGCTGGTTCAGGATGCTTACCTGAGAACCTTGAGCCGGTATCCCGATGATCAAGAGCAGTCGATTGCATCCGAGTACATTGAGCAATCGGAGTCGAAAGCCGAGGGTGTCGAGTCACTACTTTGGGCTTTGGTGAATACGAAAGAGTTTATTATCACGCACTGA
- a CDS encoding DUF1501 domain-containing protein — protein MNTHRTCDGVRRRDMLKASALTVGGLTLSNYLRLAEAGQIASGRAERAIFVELSGGPSHLDMFDMKPNAAEEIRGTFKPIATNVPGIQISEHLPKLAACADKYAILRGVSHTLAAHQLGREYVNTGSKPLPSLEYPSYGAVLSKERPSDAEIPSQVAVPRSSQGPGFLGIRYAALETNSSPQFGQPYSVRGISLSGGIGIDEVKRRQGLLKKLDRRFATLEKDDQLLEGLDQFGEQAYSMITSSRAREAFDISKEPESFAKQFGEDAFGQSCLLALRLVESGVRLVSVQLGGWDTHQDNFTKLKTVNLPKLDEGLGGLLVGLEQRGLLESTAVFVTGEFGRTPKINSRSAEGGRDHYPRCMFMLMAGGAVRGGQVIGESDDTGSGPRHEGISPDDVAASFYHNLGIDPTMEYESGTGRPITLVRNGTVIQSLFSGSQS, from the coding sequence ATGAATACACACAGGACTTGTGATGGAGTTCGACGTCGCGACATGCTTAAGGCGAGCGCCTTGACGGTGGGTGGCTTGACGCTTTCCAACTACTTGCGGTTGGCCGAGGCGGGACAGATTGCGTCGGGCCGAGCGGAACGGGCTATTTTTGTCGAGCTCAGCGGCGGTCCGTCTCATTTGGACATGTTCGACATGAAGCCGAACGCAGCGGAGGAGATTCGAGGAACCTTCAAACCCATCGCGACCAATGTCCCTGGCATTCAGATTTCCGAACATCTTCCGAAGCTTGCGGCTTGTGCCGACAAGTATGCCATTCTGCGCGGTGTCAGTCACACGTTGGCGGCCCACCAACTTGGGCGTGAGTACGTCAATACGGGAAGCAAACCCTTGCCGTCGTTGGAGTACCCCAGTTACGGAGCGGTGCTTAGCAAAGAGCGACCCTCGGACGCAGAGATTCCCAGCCAAGTGGCCGTGCCACGCAGCAGTCAGGGCCCCGGCTTTTTGGGGATTCGCTACGCGGCGCTCGAAACCAATTCGTCCCCTCAGTTTGGACAGCCCTACAGCGTTCGAGGGATTTCACTTTCTGGTGGGATTGGCATTGATGAAGTTAAGCGACGGCAGGGGTTGCTCAAGAAACTCGATCGTCGCTTCGCAACCCTTGAAAAAGATGACCAGTTGCTGGAAGGCCTTGATCAATTCGGCGAGCAAGCCTATTCGATGATCACCTCCTCACGTGCCCGTGAGGCCTTTGACATCAGCAAGGAACCCGAGAGCTTTGCGAAACAGTTTGGCGAAGACGCGTTCGGGCAAAGCTGCTTGTTAGCGCTGCGTCTTGTCGAGTCTGGCGTGCGTTTGGTGAGCGTCCAACTGGGAGGCTGGGACACGCACCAAGATAACTTCACCAAGTTGAAGACGGTCAATCTACCGAAACTAGATGAAGGATTGGGCGGGTTGCTGGTGGGACTCGAGCAACGCGGGCTACTTGAATCGACAGCCGTGTTTGTTACGGGCGAGTTTGGGCGAACCCCAAAAATCAACAGCCGAAGTGCCGAGGGAGGCCGCGATCACTATCCGCGATGCATGTTCATGCTGATGGCAGGTGGAGCGGTACGAGGTGGCCAGGTGATTGGCGAAAGTGACGACACCGGATCGGGGCCGCGTCACGAAGGGATCTCACCCGACGACGTTGCCGCCAGCTTTTACCATAATCTCGGGATCGACCCAACGATGGAGTACGAATCCGGCACCGGCCGCCCGATCACGCTGGTCCGTAACGGCACCGTGATCCAATCGTTGTTTAGCGGATCGCAATCCTAA